The Micromonospora violae DNA segment ACGGGCGATCAACGTGGCCACCTGGCGCAGCTCCCCCTCGCGCATCCCCTGCGTCGTGACGCTCGGGGTGCCCACCCGGATGCCGGAGGCCACCATCGGGGGCTGCGGGTCGTACGGAATGGCGTTCTTGTTCAGGGTGATCGACGCGGCGTCACAGCGCCGCTCGGCCTCGGTGCCGGTCACCCCCAGCTCCCGCAGGTCCATCAGCGCGAGGTGGGTGTCGGTGCCACCGGACACCGGCCGCATCCCCTCGTCGGCCAGACCGGCGGCGAGCGCCTGGGCGTTGCTGACCACCTGCCGGGCGTACGTCTGGAACTCCGGCTGGGCGGCCTCACGCAGCGCGACCGCCTTGGCCGCCACCGCGTGCATCAGCGGACCGCCCTGGGTGAACGGGAAGACTGCCTTGTCGATCCGCTGGGCCAGCGACTCGCGGCACAGGATCATGCCGCCGCGCGGCCCGCGCAGCACCTTGTGGGTGGTGGCGCAGACGACGTCGGCGTACGGCACCGGAGACGGAATCGCCCGACCGGCGACCAGGCCGATGAAGTGCGCGGCGTCCACCATCAGGTACGCGCCGACCTCGTCGGCGATCTCCCGGAACCGGGCGAAGTCGATCAGCCGGGGGTACGCGGTGGCCCCGCAGATGATCAGCTTGGGCCGGTGCGTTCGCGCCAGGTCCCGGACCTCGTCGTAGTCGATCAGCTCGGTGTCCGGCCGGACCGGGTAGCCGACCGGGTGGAACCACTTGCCGGAGAAGTTCACCCGGCTGCCGTGGGTGAGGTGCCCACCGTGTGGCAGGTCCATCGCCAGCACCGTGTCCCCCGGCTGCACCAGCGCCGCGTACGCGGCCAGATTGGCGCTCGCCCCGGAGTGCGGCTGAAGGTTGGCGTGCTCGGCACCGAACAGCTCCTTGGCCCGGGCGATACCGATCTCCTCCGCCCGGTCCACCTCGGCGCAGCCGCCGTAGTAGCGCCGGCCGGGGTAACCCTCGGCGTACTTGTTGGTCAGCGTCGAACCGAGCGCCGCCAGCACCGCCGGCGAGGTCAGATTCTCGCTGGCGATGAGCTGCAAGCCGCCCCGCAACCGGTCCAACTCACCGAGGACCACCCCGGCAATCTCCGGATCGGTGGCCCTGAGCTGCGCGAAATCCGGCCCCCAGAAGGTGCTCGTCTCGGTCTCCACAGCGAACGAGTCTAGGCGGCCGCACACTGGGACCCGTGAGATGCCTCGTCACCGGAGCGACCGGCTACATCGGCGGGCGGCTGACGCCGCTGCTGCTCGCCGACGGGCACACCGTGCGTTGCCTCGCCCGCAAGGCGGTGCGGCTACGTGACGTGCCCTGGGCGTCAGCGGCGGACATCGTCGAGGGGGACCTGAGCCGCCCGGAGACACTGGCCGCCGCGTTCGCCGACGTGGACGTCGCGTACTTCCTGGTGCACTCGCTGGGCCGGTCCGACTTCGAGGCGACCGACCGGACGGCGGCCACCAACTTCGCGGCGGCGGCGCGCGCTGCCGGCGTACGCCGCATCGTCTACCTGGGCGGCCCGGAGCCGGCGTCCGACGAGGAGGTGCCCTCCCCGCACCTGCGGTCCCGCGCCGAGGTGGGCCGGATCCTGCTGGCCAGCGGGGTACCCACGGCGGTGCTCCGCGCCGCGGTGATCATCGGGTCCGGCTCGGCGTCGTTCGAGATGCTGCGCTACCTGACCGAACGGCTGCCCGCCATGGTCACCCCACGCTGGGTCGACAACCGCATCCAACCGATCGCGGTCCGCGACGTCCTGCGGTACCTGGCCGGCTGCGCCGACCTGCCGGCAGAGGTCAACCGGGGCTTCGACGTCGGCGGGCCCGACGTGCTGACCTTCCGCGAAATGATGCAGCGCTACGCGCGGGTGGCCGGGCTGCGACGGCGGATTATCGTGCCGGTCCGCCCGCTCACCCCGTCGCTCTCCTCGCACTGGGTCGGCCTGATCACCCCGGTGCCGAACAAGATCGCCCGCCCGCTGGTGGAGAGCCTGATCCACGAGGCGGTCGTCCACGAACACGACATCGCCCGCCACGTACCGGACCCGCCCGAAGGGCTGACCGGCTTCGACGAGGCGGTGGCGCTGGCACTGGCCAAGGTGCGCGACGCCCAGGTGGAGACCCGCTGGTCCACCGCGAGCATCCCGGACGCGCCCGCCGAGCCGCTGCCCAGCGACCCGGACTGGTCCGGCGGCACCGCCTACACCGACCTGCGGGAGCGGACGGTGGACGCGCCACCCGCCGCGCTCTGGCGGGTCGTCGAAGGCGTCGGCGGCGAACACGGCTGGTACTCCTTCCCCCTGGCCTGGTCCATCCGGGGCTGGCTGGACCGGCTGGTCGGCGGGGTCGGGCTGCGGCGAGGACGACGCGACCCGCACCGCCTCCAGGTCGGTGAGGCACTGGACTTCTGGCGGGTCGAGGAGATCATCCCGGGCGAGTTGCTGCGCCTGCGCGCCGAGATGCGGCTACCCGGCCGGGCCTGGCTGGAGATGCGCGTCCTACCCGCCGACGGCGGCCGCAGCCGCTACCAGCAGCGCGCGGTCTTCCTACCGCGCGGCCTGGCCGGACACGCCTACTGGGGCTCGGTGGCGCCCTTCCACGCGGTGGTCTTCGGCGGAATGGCCCGCAACATCGCCCGCAACGCCGAACACCCCCGCTGACGTGGTCGGTCAGTTGCCGGCTTGGGGTTGGGGGTGGAAGGCGGTTCGTTCGCTGGGCGGGACGAAGTCGCGGACCGGTTGGTCGCGCAGGGCGGACGCCAGCACCGCGCCGACCGCGTTCACCATCTGGGCCTGCACGGCCTGACCGACCGCGTCCCGGGGATCGTCCGGGTTCGCGGCCATCGAGGCGACCGCGAGCTGCGGCGTGAACGCCACCACCGTCTCCGTCTCGTACCGTTCCGAACTGCCGGTCTTGCCCGCCACCGGACGGCCGAGCTTCGCCCGCAGCCCGGGTGCGGTGGCGCCGTCGCAGCGCCCGTACATCGACTGGTCGCCGACCGGGCAGCGGGCCGCGTCGGTGGCCGCCCGCGCCACGTCGGCGTCGAGCGCCTGCCGACAGTCCGGCTTCGCGGCGTCGACCGGTCGGCCGCCCGAGTCGGTGATCGAGACCACCGGAAGCGGCGCGCACCAGGTCCCCTCGGCCGCCACCGTGGCGTACGCGGTGGCCAGGTCCAACGGGGTGGTCGCTGCCACGCCCAGCGTGAACGGACCCCAGTCCTTCGCGCCGTAGCGGGCCATCTTGGCGTCGGACTCGGCCCGCAGCACGATGCCGAGCCGCTCGGCCATCTCCACCACCCGGTCGGCGCCCACCTTCTCGGTGAGCCAGGCGAAGTACGTGTTCACCGAGCGACCGAACGCGCTCCACATGGTGCGGGGGCCGTCCATCGACGACGGGCTGGCGTTCGCCGGGCACCACCGTCCGTCGCAACTCGCCTGCCCGGTCACCGGGAAGCGGGTGAGCAACTGGGTCGGCGCCACGAATTCGGTCGACAGGGGCAGGCCGGACTCCAGCGCGGCCAGCAGGGTGAAGAGTTTGAACGTCGAACCGCCCTGGTACCCCTCGATCGCGCCGCCGCCGGCGACCAACTGGTTGACGGTGTTCGGGTGGTTCTTCTGCCCGACCGGGTTGTCCGCCACGCTGTAGGCCCGGTTCACCGACATCGCCAGCACCCGCCCGGTGCCCGGTTGCACCACCGCGGTGGGCAGCGCCTCGGCCCTGGTCCTGGGGTAGATCTTCAACACCTGCTCGGTGGTGGCCCGCTGCACCCCCGGGTCCAGCGACGACACGATGGAGAAGCCACCCCGGCGCAGCGCGCGCTGCCGTTCGTCGGCGGTCGCCCCGAACGCGGACTGGTTGCTCCACCAACGGGTGAACCAGTCGCAGAAGAAACCCCAGTCGTTGTGCGCGTCGGGCACGCCGGTGCAGTCGTTCGGGGTCTCGCTGGGCCGCAACTGCAACGGTTCGGCGCGCGCCGCCGCCGCCGCGTCCGCCGGCACCTGCCCCGACTCCACCAGCCGCTCCAACACGTACGACCGCCGCTCGAACGCGCTGTCGGCGTCGCCGTTGATCGGATCGTCGCTGTCCGGCGAACGCACCAGCCCGGCGAGCATGGCCGCCTGGGCCAGGGTCAGATCGGCCGGCGACCGGGAGAAGTACCGCTTGCTGGCCGCCGCGATGCCGTACGCGCCGGCACCGAAGTAGGCGATGTTGAGGTAGCGGGTCAGGATCTCGTCCTTGTCGAGTTCCCGCTCCAACGCCAGCGCGTACCGCATCTCCTGGAGCTTGCGGACGGTGGTGAGTTCGGTGGCGGCCTTCCGCTGCGCCTCGGTCAGTCGGGGGTCGTTGCTAAGCACGTTACGGACGTACTGCATGGTCAGCGTGGACGCGCCCTGCCGGGTCTGGCCGTCGCGCCTGTTGACGGTGAACGCGCGCACCACGCCGCGCAGGTCGACCCCGCTGTGCTGGTAGAACCGGACGTCCTCGGCGGCGATGATCGCTTGGCGCATCACCGGGGCCACCTCGTGCAGCGGCACGTCCACCCGGTCCTCCTGGTAGAAGGAGGTGATCAGGGTGGTGCCGTCGTTGGCGTAGAGGTTGGAGCGCTGCGCGGTGGGCGGCGTGCGGAGCGTGTTCGGCAGCTCCGAGTACGGCGTCGACAGGGCGCTGAAGCCGATCCCGAAGACCAGGGCCGCGGGCAGCGCGGCGGCGGCCAGCACCAACCCGGCCAGCACGCCGGCGATCACCACGGTCAGCAGTTTGTCGAGTTGGGCCCGGATCATCAGCTCTCCCCGCAGGAGCCGGTCACGCTAGGACCCGTTCAGAATGACCCGGAACACCCCGTTAGCCCCGGGTTTTCCACAAACCCGGAGGAAACTCGCACCACGCTCAGGGCAGCAGCGCGCCGGCCAACGGGTGGACCGTCTCCTCGATCTCGTCGGCGACCCGGCTGAAGCACTGGTCACCGCGGCCCCACGGGTCATCGAGATCATCGGTGGGCAGCGCCGAAGCGCCCAGCCGCGCGTCGTGCGCCGCCGCCACCAGGGCCACCCCGCGCGCGTACACGGCCTCCGGGGTGGCGTCGCCCGACGGCAGCGCGGCGGCGTCCACCGCGGCCAGCAGCCGCCCGAACTCGCCCAGCACGAAGGTGCGGGCCGCCGCGTCCGGACGGAGCGCCACCACGTACTCCTGCTGGTCGGCGGTGGCGGTCAGGACCAGGTCGGCGGCGTCGATGTGGTCCGAGCGCAGCTTGCGCGCCGCGAACCCCTCCACGTCCCCACCTCGGCCGGTGACCTGCCGCGCCGCCGGAGGGTTCATCTCCTCACCCGCGTGCCAGCCACCCGTGCCGGCGCTGTGGCTGTGCACCAACTCCTCGGCCCGCGCCGGGTCCTCCGAACGCCGGACCAGCCGCTCCCGCACCGCCAGGGCGAGCAGCCGCTCCGCCATCGGTGAGCGGCAGATGTTGCCCATGCAGACGTGCAGAACCGTGAACGGGGGCACTCAGACCGCCCGACCGTCGACGAGGTCCGGAACCACGTCGCGCAGCTTCTCCAGGGGGATCGCCCCGGCCCGCAGCAACTGCGGCACCTCACCGGTCAGATCCACGATCGTGCTGGGCACCGGGTCCGGGCAGGGCCCGGCCTCCAGGTACGCCCGCACCGAGTAGCTGAGCTGGTCACGCGCCTCATCGGCGGTGACCGCGGCCGGCTGGCCGGTCTTGTTGGCCGACGAGACCGCCATCGGGCCGGTCTCGCGCAGCACCTCCAACGCCACCGGGTGCAGCGGCATCCGCACCGCCACCGTGCCGGTCTTGTCGCCCAGGTCCCACTGCAGGCTCGGCGAGTGCTCGACCACGATCGTCAGCGCACCCGGCCAGAACGCCTCCACCAGGTCCCGAGCGGCGGTGGGCAGCGAGAAGACCAACCCGTCCAGGGTGTGCCGCGAGCCGATCAGCACCGGCGGCGGCATCTGCCGACCCCGGCCCTTGGCATCCAGCAGCGCCTTCACCGCGTACGGGGTGAACGCGTCCGCGCCGATCCCATAGACGGTGTCCGTCGGAAGAACAACCAGCTCACCGTTCTTGACCGCCTCGATCGCCGCAGCGATGCCGCGGTCCCGATCGGCGGGCGACCGGCAGTCGTAGAGCATCACGAGGAGTCAGTCTGCCACGCCGCCCCGATCGGGGCGTGCTGGCCGTCCGCCCGTCGGGACGCGGTCGCGTAGCGGGGACGCCCGGTGAGGTCCCGGTGCTCCGCGACAGCGGTGAAGCCACCGGCCTCGGCGAGCAGCCCGGGCACCGCCGTGCCGTGGGTGTCATCGTGCTCGACGCCGAACACGCCCCCCGGGCGCAACAGCACCGCCGCCCGTGCTACGACCGGCCGGATCACCACCAGACCGTCCGCACCGCCGAAGACCGCCTCCGCCGGATCGTGCCCGGCCACCTCCGGCGGGACCACCACGTCGTCCGGCACGTACGGCGGGTTGCAGAGCAGCACGTCCACCCGGCCCACCAGCTCCGCCAGCAGGTCCGGGGCGGTCACGTCGGCCTCGACCACCTCGATCGGCCGGTCCCCCGCCGCCGCCCGCTCCGCCGCGTTGCGCCGCAGCCAGGCCAGCGCCTCCGGGGACCGCTCCACCGCGATCACCCGCGCCGCCGGCAGCTCCTGAGCCACCGCCAGCGCGATCGCGCCCGAACCGCTGCACAGGTCCACCACCACCGGGTCGGGCCGCCCCTGGGCCTCCTCGACGCCCCAGCCGGCCAGGAGTTCGGTCTCCGGGCGGGGCACGAAGACCCCCGGGCCGACCGACAGCTCCAGGTGCCGGAAGCCGGCCCGACCGGTCAGGTACTGCAACGGCTCACGCGCGGCGCGACGACGCGTCAGCTCGTCGAGCCGGACCAGCTCGTCGTAGCCGAGGTCGTCGGCGAGCGCCAGCCGACCCCGGGGAACCCCCAGCACGTACGCCGCCAGCAACTCGGCCTCCACCCGGGCGGAGCCGATCCCGGCGGCGGCGAGCGCGCGGGCCGCTCGGGCCACCGCGGCGGACGGCCGGACGGCTCCTGTCCCTTCGGGGGGGTGTTGCGGCAAAGTACTCACGACATAATCATGAAGCGTCGCGAGCGACGTGACGAACAGGTGCGCCCCGGCGCGCACGACAGGAGGTTGGCGGGTGGGCTGGCTCGACCGGGTCGATGACCAGGTTGACGCCCTCACGCACGCCCGGGCGTTGCAGGAAGCAAGCCGCTCCGCGGAGGCGTACGTCCTCCTGGAGCGTGTGATCCGCACCACTCACGACCCGGCGGCCCGAGCGGACGCGATGGTGCAGCGCCTCTCCGCGCTGATCAATCTCGGTCGGACCGCGGAGTTCACCAGGGCCATCGAGGAGGCGTCAGCGGCGGTCCGCGACCTCACCGAGCCCTACCTGCACGGGCACCTCAACGCCCTCGCCGCGCTCGCCGCGCACCACCAGGGCGCACTGGACCGCTGCGTCATGCACCTCGTCCGGGCGGCCCGGGCGCTGGGCGCCGTCACCGATCCGGACCGGGACACCGCCTGGGGCTGGCACGACCTGGCCATGGCCTACAGCTACCTCAGCTTCCACGGGTACGCCCTGGGCGCCATCGAGCGGGCCCGGCAGCTCGGGCTGACCGCCGGAATCCCGGAGGAGACGTTCGCCGCGCCGGGCATCCGGCTGCGCAACGCCGTGGCCCTGGACCACAACGGCGACAGCGACGGCTGCCTGCGGGTGCTCCGGGACGTGGCCGCCGACCTGGCCCGCTTCGTCCACAGCGGGCGGGCCGACCAGCTACGCCCGAGCAGCCTCGCCGCGTACGGCTACGCGGCGGCCCGACAGGCCGCGCTCGGCGACCAGGTCTCGACCGAAGGCACCCCGCCGGCCCGGTTGATCAGCCACGGCGGGGACAGCGCCCGCGCCCGCGACCTGCGCCAACTCGGGCAGGTGTGCCTCGCCGTCGCCGATGGGCGGCCAATCGAAGCGGTCGCCAGACTGGACACCGTCCAGGTGTCCAACGAGACGCTCGGCGCGGCCGAACCAGCCCGGTTACGCAGCATCGCGCTGACCCGCGCCGGGGACCACCTGGCGGCACACCGGGCCGACCGGTTGGCGTTCCGGCTCGCCGCGCAGCGCAACGACCGGCTACGCGACGTCTACATCGACGGCATAGCCGCGCGCATCGACCACGAGGAGATGCGCCGCGAGGCGGCGCGCTTCGAGGGCGAGGCGTTGACCGACCCGCTCACCGGCCTACCCAACCGCCGTCGGCTGGAGCGATACATCACCGCCGTGGTCACCCGCGGCGAACGGGTGGTGATCGGGGTCTGCGACCTGGACGGCTTCAAAGCGGTCAACACCCGGCACGGGCACCACTCCGGCGACCTGGTGCTCCAACGCATCGCCGGCGTGATCAACCGGGTGATGCGCCGGGGCGACTTCGTGGCCCGCTACGGCGGTGACGAATTCGTGGTGGTGCTGCCGGACACCGGCATGACCGAGGCCGCCGAGGTGGCCCGCCGGATCGAGGCGGCGGTCCGCCTGGAGGACTGGGAATCGCTGGTGCCGGGCACCCCGGTCGGGGTGACCATCGGCTTCGCCGAGGTCTCCGGTGGCAGTGGGCTACGCGACGCGCTCAGCGTGGCGTTCGAGCAGGCCGACCGCGCCATGCTCCGCGCCAAGACCCGCCCCCGCGCAAGCTGATCAACCGGGCTGCCGGCGCCCAACCAAGGGCTGGCGTCAACCGAGGGCCGGCGTCACCGAGGGCCGGGTCGATCAAGGAGTTGTGGTGCCCCACCAAACGCCCACCACACGACAAACGGCCCACCACAACTCCATGATCGAGGGGGCGTGGCGGGGCGTGGGAGGGCGGGAGGGGGTGGGGCGGGCGGTGTGGTTAGCGGCGGGTTAGCTCGGTGTCGCCGGCGAGCCGGGCGGCCCGGTCGGCCTCGGTGAGGGCGTCCAGCACCCCGTCCAGTTCCCCGCCGAGCGCCAGATCAAGGTTGTACGCGGTGTAGCCGATCCGATGATCGGTGATCCGGTTCTGCGGGAAGTTGTAGGTGCGGATCCGCTCCGAGCGGTCCACGGTGCGCACCTGGGCCTTGCGCGCGTCCGAGGCGGCGGCGTCGGCCTGCTCCTGCGCGGCGGCGAGCAGCCTGGCCCGCAGGATCCGCATCGCCTGCTCCCGGTTCTGCAACTGGGACTTCTCGTTCTGGCAGGAGACGACGATGCCGGTCGGCAGGTGGGTGATCCGCACCGCCGAGTCGGTGGTGTTCACCGACTGGCCACCCGGGCCGGATGAGCGGAACACGTCGATGCGCAGGTCGTTCTGGTCGATCGTGACGTCGACGTCCTCGGCCTCCGGCAGCACCAACACCCCGGCGGCGCTGGTGTGGATCCGGCCCTGCGACTCGGTCACCGGGACGCGCTGCACCCGGTGCACGCCGCCCTCCCACTTGAGCCGCGACCAGACGCCGTTGCCGCCCTCCGGCACACCCTTGGTCTTGATCGCCAGGGAGACGTCCTTGACCCCGCCGAGGTCGGAATCCTGGGCGTCGATCACCTCGGTGACCCAGCCGTGCCGCTCGGCGTAGCGCGTGTACATGCGCAGCAGGTCGCCGGCGAACAGCGCCGACTCCTCGCCACCCTCACCCGCCTTGATCTCGACGATCACGTCCTTGGCATCGTGCGGGTCACGCGGAATGAGCAGCTCGGCGAGGCGCTCCTCCAGCACCGGCAGGGACCCGGCGATGGAGTCCGCCTCAGCGGCGAAGGACGGGTCCTCGGCGGCCAGTTCGCGCGCCGCGGCCAGATCGGCGCGGGCCTGCTCCAACTCGTCGGCGGCCTTGTGCAGCGGCACCAGTTCGGCGTACCGACGGCCGACCCGGCGCGCGGTGGCCTGGTCGGCGTGGATGGCCGGATCGGCCAACCGCTTCTCCAGCTCCGCGTACTCGTCGAGAAGGCCGGCCAGACGCTCGCTGCTCATGCTGCGGATGCTCCTTCGACGGTGCGCGACGAACGGGCCGGGCCGGGGGGCCAGCGGCCGGGTGGAGACGGAGGGAAATGCGGACGGCGCCCGCGTCCGGCGGAAAACCGGACGCGGGCGCCGAACGAGGAGTTACTTGGCCTTCTTGGCCTGAACCTTGGCGTACTTCTGCTGGAACTTCGCGACCCGGCCGGCGGTGTCGAGAACGCGCTGCTTACCGGTGTAGAACGGGTGGCAGGCGCTGCAGGTCTCGGCGTGGATCGCCCCGCCCTTGGCGGTGCTGCGGGTCGTGAACGTGTTGCCACAGGAGCAGGTGACCTCGGTGGTCACGTACTCCGGGTGGATGTTTGCCTTCATCTCGCCTCGGTCCTCTCGTTGGTGGTCGCCGGGTCGCCGTCATCGCTCGTCGCGCCGTACGCGACGGGCTCGGGCGTGAACCGGAACCGGTGGCCGATTGACCAGTGTGCCATGGGCCTGAACCGACCCGGTAATCGGGCCGCACACCTCGTCCGGCATCGTCAACACGTGCCTACCCGTCCGCATTCCCACCGCCCGACAGGGCATTCGCGCAACCGGCGGACCGCCGCCAGGTACCCCGCCCGGGGTACGCCCGCCGAGCCGGAGGCCCGTCGATGACCCGCCTGATCGCCACCCGGGGACTACCCGCCTCGGGAAAGACAACGTTCGCCCGTACGCTCCAGCCGTCCGTCTCGCGGGTGAACCGGGACGACCTGCGCCGGATGTTGCACGGCGAGCGGCTGTTCACCCAGTGGGCCGAGGCGCAGGTGACCGCCGTACAGCAGGCTCAGGTCGAGGCGCTGCTGCGGGCCCGCGCGGACGTCTGCGTGGACGACACCAACCTGCGGGCGCGGACCCTGCGGGGCTGGGCCGACCTGGCCGCCCGCCACGGCGCGGATTTCGAGGTGCACGACTTCACCGACGTGCCGCTGGACGAGTGCCTGCGCCGCGACGCCACCCGCCCGGTCGACGACCAGGTCGGCGCGGACGCGATCCGCCGGCTGCACGAGCGGTACCTCGAGGGGCGGACCCTGCCGTTGCCGGTGCCAGCGGCCCGCACCGGACGCTCCGCCGTGGTGCACCCGCCGTCGACCGAGCCACCGGAGATCGTTCTGGTGGACATCGACGGCACCGTCGCGCTGGCCGTCTCCCGCAGCCCATACGACATGACCCGGGTGGGCCAGGACCAGCCGAACACGGCGGTGATCGCGGCGGTCCGGGCGATGCACGCCGCCGGGTACGGGGTGGTCTTCTGCTCGGGGCGGGACGCCTCCGCCCGCGCGGCCACCGAGGCGTGGCTGGCCCGGCATGTCCGAGTGCCCTACCTGGGCCTGCACCTGCGCGCCGTCGGCGACTCCCGGAAGGACTCGATCGTCAAGCGGGAGATCTACGACCGGGAGATCCGGGACCGTTACCGGGTGGCCGGTGTCTTCGACGACCGCGTCCAGGTGGTCCAGATGTGGCGTGCCCTCGGC contains these protein-coding regions:
- a CDS encoding phosphotyrosine protein phosphatase: MPPFTVLHVCMGNICRSPMAERLLALAVRERLVRRSEDPARAEELVHSHSAGTGGWHAGEEMNPPAARQVTGRGGDVEGFAARKLRSDHIDAADLVLTATADQQEYVVALRPDAAARTFVLGEFGRLLAAVDAAALPSGDATPEAVYARGVALVAAAHDARLGASALPTDDLDDPWGRGDQCFSRVADEIEETVHPLAGALLP
- a CDS encoding SDR family oxidoreductase, whose amino-acid sequence is MRCLVTGATGYIGGRLTPLLLADGHTVRCLARKAVRLRDVPWASAADIVEGDLSRPETLAAAFADVDVAYFLVHSLGRSDFEATDRTAATNFAAAARAAGVRRIVYLGGPEPASDEEVPSPHLRSRAEVGRILLASGVPTAVLRAAVIIGSGSASFEMLRYLTERLPAMVTPRWVDNRIQPIAVRDVLRYLAGCADLPAEVNRGFDVGGPDVLTFREMMQRYARVAGLRRRIIVPVRPLTPSLSSHWVGLITPVPNKIARPLVESLIHEAVVHEHDIARHVPDPPEGLTGFDEAVALALAKVRDAQVETRWSTASIPDAPAEPLPSDPDWSGGTAYTDLRERTVDAPPAALWRVVEGVGGEHGWYSFPLAWSIRGWLDRLVGGVGLRRGRRDPHRLQVGEALDFWRVEEIIPGELLRLRAEMRLPGRAWLEMRVLPADGGRSRYQQRAVFLPRGLAGHAYWGSVAPFHAVVFGGMARNIARNAEHPR
- the glyA gene encoding serine hydroxymethyltransferase — protein: METETSTFWGPDFAQLRATDPEIAGVVLGELDRLRGGLQLIASENLTSPAVLAALGSTLTNKYAEGYPGRRYYGGCAEVDRAEEIGIARAKELFGAEHANLQPHSGASANLAAYAALVQPGDTVLAMDLPHGGHLTHGSRVNFSGKWFHPVGYPVRPDTELIDYDEVRDLARTHRPKLIICGATAYPRLIDFARFREIADEVGAYLMVDAAHFIGLVAGRAIPSPVPYADVVCATTHKVLRGPRGGMILCRESLAQRIDKAVFPFTQGGPLMHAVAAKAVALREAAQPEFQTYARQVVSNAQALAAGLADEGMRPVSGGTDTHLALMDLRELGVTGTEAERRCDAASITLNKNAIPYDPQPPMVASGIRVGTPSVTTQGMREGELRQVATLIARAVRTDPEAPGGADQLTRLGAEVAELVAAFPAYPRG
- the prfA gene encoding peptide chain release factor 1 — encoded protein: MSSERLAGLLDEYAELEKRLADPAIHADQATARRVGRRYAELVPLHKAADELEQARADLAAARELAAEDPSFAAEADSIAGSLPVLEERLAELLIPRDPHDAKDVIVEIKAGEGGEESALFAGDLLRMYTRYAERHGWVTEVIDAQDSDLGGVKDVSLAIKTKGVPEGGNGVWSRLKWEGGVHRVQRVPVTESQGRIHTSAAGVLVLPEAEDVDVTIDQNDLRIDVFRSSGPGGQSVNTTDSAVRITHLPTGIVVSCQNEKSQLQNREQAMRILRARLLAAAQEQADAAASDARKAQVRTVDRSERIRTYNFPQNRITDHRIGYTAYNLDLALGGELDGVLDALTEADRAARLAGDTELTRR
- a CDS encoding transglycosylase domain-containing protein; this encodes MIRAQLDKLLTVVIAGVLAGLVLAAAALPAALVFGIGFSALSTPYSELPNTLRTPPTAQRSNLYANDGTTLITSFYQEDRVDVPLHEVAPVMRQAIIAAEDVRFYQHSGVDLRGVVRAFTVNRRDGQTRQGASTLTMQYVRNVLSNDPRLTEAQRKAATELTTVRKLQEMRYALALERELDKDEILTRYLNIAYFGAGAYGIAAASKRYFSRSPADLTLAQAAMLAGLVRSPDSDDPINGDADSAFERRSYVLERLVESGQVPADAAAAARAEPLQLRPSETPNDCTGVPDAHNDWGFFCDWFTRWWSNQSAFGATADERQRALRRGGFSIVSSLDPGVQRATTEQVLKIYPRTRAEALPTAVVQPGTGRVLAMSVNRAYSVADNPVGQKNHPNTVNQLVAGGGAIEGYQGGSTFKLFTLLAALESGLPLSTEFVAPTQLLTRFPVTGQASCDGRWCPANASPSSMDGPRTMWSAFGRSVNTYFAWLTEKVGADRVVEMAERLGIVLRAESDAKMARYGAKDWGPFTLGVAATTPLDLATAYATVAAEGTWCAPLPVVSITDSGGRPVDAAKPDCRQALDADVARAATDAARCPVGDQSMYGRCDGATAPGLRAKLGRPVAGKTGSSERYETETVVAFTPQLAVASMAANPDDPRDAVGQAVQAQMVNAVGAVLASALRDQPVRDFVPPSERTAFHPQPQAGN
- a CDS encoding L-threonylcarbamoyladenylate synthase is translated as MLYDCRSPADRDRGIAAAIEAVKNGELVVLPTDTVYGIGADAFTPYAVKALLDAKGRGRQMPPPVLIGSRHTLDGLVFSLPTAARDLVEAFWPGALTIVVEHSPSLQWDLGDKTGTVAVRMPLHPVALEVLRETGPMAVSSANKTGQPAAVTADEARDQLSYSVRAYLEAGPCPDPVPSTIVDLTGEVPQLLRAGAIPLEKLRDVVPDLVDGRAV
- a CDS encoding GGDEF domain-containing protein; amino-acid sequence: MGWLDRVDDQVDALTHARALQEASRSAEAYVLLERVIRTTHDPAARADAMVQRLSALINLGRTAEFTRAIEEASAAVRDLTEPYLHGHLNALAALAAHHQGALDRCVMHLVRAARALGAVTDPDRDTAWGWHDLAMAYSYLSFHGYALGAIERARQLGLTAGIPEETFAAPGIRLRNAVALDHNGDSDGCLRVLRDVAADLARFVHSGRADQLRPSSLAAYGYAAARQAALGDQVSTEGTPPARLISHGGDSARARDLRQLGQVCLAVADGRPIEAVARLDTVQVSNETLGAAEPARLRSIALTRAGDHLAAHRADRLAFRLAAQRNDRLRDVYIDGIAARIDHEEMRREAARFEGEALTDPLTGLPNRRRLERYITAVVTRGERVVIGVCDLDGFKAVNTRHGHHSGDLVLQRIAGVINRVMRRGDFVARYGGDEFVVVLPDTGMTEAAEVARRIEAAVRLEDWESLVPGTPVGVTIGFAEVSGGSGLRDALSVAFEQADRAMLRAKTRPRAS
- the prmC gene encoding peptide chain release factor N(5)-glutamine methyltransferase is translated as MSTLPQHPPEGTGAVRPSAAVARAARALAAAGIGSARVEAELLAAYVLGVPRGRLALADDLGYDELVRLDELTRRRAAREPLQYLTGRAGFRHLELSVGPGVFVPRPETELLAGWGVEEAQGRPDPVVVDLCSGSGAIALAVAQELPAARVIAVERSPEALAWLRRNAAERAAAGDRPIEVVEADVTAPDLLAELVGRVDVLLCNPPYVPDDVVVPPEVAGHDPAEAVFGGADGLVVIRPVVARAAVLLRPGGVFGVEHDDTHGTAVPGLLAEAGGFTAVAEHRDLTGRPRYATASRRADGQHAPIGAAWQTDSS
- the rpmE gene encoding 50S ribosomal protein L31 — its product is MKANIHPEYVTTEVTCSCGNTFTTRSTAKGGAIHAETCSACHPFYTGKQRVLDTAGRVAKFQQKYAKVQAKKAK
- a CDS encoding AAA family ATPase encodes the protein MTRLIATRGLPASGKTTFARTLQPSVSRVNRDDLRRMLHGERLFTQWAEAQVTAVQQAQVEALLRARADVCVDDTNLRARTLRGWADLAARHGADFEVHDFTDVPLDECLRRDATRPVDDQVGADAIRRLHERYLEGRTLPLPVPAARTGRSAVVHPPSTEPPEIVLVDIDGTVALAVSRSPYDMTRVGQDQPNTAVIAAVRAMHAAGYGVVFCSGRDASARAATEAWLARHVRVPYLGLHLRAVGDSRKDSIVKREIYDREIRDRYRVAGVFDDRVQVVQMWRALGLTVFQVADGDF